The Anabrus simplex isolate iqAnaSimp1 chromosome 1, ASM4041472v1, whole genome shotgun sequence genome window below encodes:
- the REG gene encoding proteasome activator complex subunit 3 isoform X1: MESKSIYSAQVQQYKDSVKEKAEELILKGFPKKIDELNELLQTSQFRKQDLNDVHQKLNIPVPDPIDLSKDMDIELSSRKCRCDIGGTRVMVLPGGMVPCNKQLCELVHVVKPHIRQLIEDTNLLKMWITFMIPKIEDGNNFGVSIQEDTLAEIQSVESEAASFYDQISRYFLSRAKMVSKVAKYPHVEDYRRAMKELDEKEYLSLWLVMSEVRNRYCTIYDIVIKNLEKIKKPRNSNADSLY, from the coding sequence GTTCAACAGTACAAGGATTCTGTGAAGGAGAAGGCTGAGGAACTCATTTTGAAGGGATTTCCTAAGAAAATTGATGAACTGAATGAACTATTGCAGACGTCACAGTTTCGCAAACAAGACCTTAATGATGTCCATCAGAAACTTAACATCCCAGTTCCAGATCCTATTGATCTTTCCAAAGACATGGACATTGAGCTATCATCAAGGAAGTGTAGGTGTGATATTGGGGGCACTAGAGTGATGGTTCTTCCTGGTGGTATGGTGCCTTGCAACAAACAGCTCTGTGAACTTGTGCACGTTGTAAAGCCTCACATTCGGCAGTTGATCGAAGACACCAATCTGCTAAAAATGTGGATTACTTTCATGATTCCAAAAATTGAGGATGGTAATAATTTTGGTGTATCCATCCAAGAAGATACACTAGCCGAGATCCAATCAGTTGAATCAGAAGCTGCTTCTTTTTATGACCAGATTTCACGGTACTTTTTATCGCGGGCAAAGATGGTATCAAAGGTAGCTAAGTATCCTCATGTTGAGGATTACAGGCGTGCTATGAAGGAACTAGATGAAAAGGAATATTTGAGTCTGTGGCTGGTGATGTCTGAAGTGCGTAATCGCTACTGCACTATTTATGATATTGTTATCAAGAATCTTGAAAAGATTAAGAAACCCCGAAACTCCAATGCTGACTCATTGTACTAA
- the REG gene encoding proteasome activator complex subunit 3 isoform X2, with the protein MESKSIYSAQYKDSVKEKAEELILKGFPKKIDELNELLQTSQFRKQDLNDVHQKLNIPVPDPIDLSKDMDIELSSRKCRCDIGGTRVMVLPGGMVPCNKQLCELVHVVKPHIRQLIEDTNLLKMWITFMIPKIEDGNNFGVSIQEDTLAEIQSVESEAASFYDQISRYFLSRAKMVSKVAKYPHVEDYRRAMKELDEKEYLSLWLVMSEVRNRYCTIYDIVIKNLEKIKKPRNSNADSLY; encoded by the coding sequence TACAAGGATTCTGTGAAGGAGAAGGCTGAGGAACTCATTTTGAAGGGATTTCCTAAGAAAATTGATGAACTGAATGAACTATTGCAGACGTCACAGTTTCGCAAACAAGACCTTAATGATGTCCATCAGAAACTTAACATCCCAGTTCCAGATCCTATTGATCTTTCCAAAGACATGGACATTGAGCTATCATCAAGGAAGTGTAGGTGTGATATTGGGGGCACTAGAGTGATGGTTCTTCCTGGTGGTATGGTGCCTTGCAACAAACAGCTCTGTGAACTTGTGCACGTTGTAAAGCCTCACATTCGGCAGTTGATCGAAGACACCAATCTGCTAAAAATGTGGATTACTTTCATGATTCCAAAAATTGAGGATGGTAATAATTTTGGTGTATCCATCCAAGAAGATACACTAGCCGAGATCCAATCAGTTGAATCAGAAGCTGCTTCTTTTTATGACCAGATTTCACGGTACTTTTTATCGCGGGCAAAGATGGTATCAAAGGTAGCTAAGTATCCTCATGTTGAGGATTACAGGCGTGCTATGAAGGAACTAGATGAAAAGGAATATTTGAGTCTGTGGCTGGTGATGTCTGAAGTGCGTAATCGCTACTGCACTATTTATGATATTGTTATCAAGAATCTTGAAAAGATTAAGAAACCCCGAAACTCCAATGCTGACTCATTGTACTAA